In Pseudomonas sp. LRP2-20, the genomic window CTTCAAGAACAACGTGCTGGCCCTTTCTGACCTGGCCAAGTACTTCAAGCTGCCGACCATCCTCACCACCAGCTTCGAAACCGGCCCCAACGGCCCGCTGGTCCCCGAACTCAAGGAGCAGTTCCCCGACGCCCCCTATATCGCCCGCCCCGGCAATATCAACGCCTGGGACAACGAAGACTTCGTCAAGGCAGTGAAAGCCACCGGCAAGAAACAGCTGCTGATCGCCGGGGTGGTCACCGAGGTCTGCGTGGCCTTCCCGGCATTGTCGGCGCTGGAGGAAGGGTTCGAGGTGTTCGTGGTCACTGACGCCTCAGGCACCTTCAACGAACTGACCCGTGATTCGGCCTGGCGGCGCATGGAGGCGGCCGGTGCCCAGCTGATGACCTGGTTCGGCGTGGCCTGCGAACTGCACCGTGACTGGCGCAACGATATCGAAGGCCTGGGCACGCTGTTCTCCAACCACATTCCGGACTACCGCAACCTGATGACCAGCTACAACAAGCTGGCGAAGTAAGGGCGTCAGGGCGCGGCAACTTGCCTGACAAGCGAAACGGCAAATCGCCATGGATCGACCATACTGACTCTTCATTCGCCCTCAGGAGAGTGCCATGGCCAAGCCGTCCAGGAAAAAAGACCCGAAAGATCAATCGGAAAAGCTGGGCGGCAAGGCCTATGAACAGGCGCTCAAGAAGCTGCACGTTGAACTCGTGAAATTGCAGGAGTGGGTCGTGGCCAAGGGCCTGAAGGTCTGCATCGTGTTCGAGGGCCGCGATGGTGCTGGCAAGGGGGGCACCATCAAGGCCATCACCGAGCGGGTCAGCCCCCGGGTGTTCCGTGTGGTGGCACTGCCGGCACCGACCGAGCGGGAAAAGACCCAGATGTACGTGCAACGCTACCTGCGCCATCTGCCTGCCGCGGGTGAAGTGGTGATCTTCGACCGCAGCTGGTACAACCGCGCCGGTGTCGAGCGGGTGATGGGGTTCTGCAGTGAAGAGCAAAGCGCCAAGTTCCTCAGCGTGGTACCGCTGTTCGAGAAGATGATGGTCGAGTCGGGGATCATCCTCATCAAGTACTGGCTCGAAGTCAGCGCCGAGGAGCAGACCCGGCGCCTGCAGGACCGTATCAACGATGGGCGCAAGCTGTGGAAGCTGTCGCCCATGGACCTCAAGTCCTACACCCGCTGGGACGACTACACCCGCGCCCGTGACGACATGTTCGCCGCCTCGGATTCGTCCTGGGCGCCCTGGTTCATGGCGCATTCCGACGACAAGCGCCGCGCCCGGCTGAATATCGTCAGCCACATGCTGTCGCGCATCCCGTACAAGGACATCACCCGCGACGCGGTGGTGAAGCTGCCCAAGCGCGGCAAGATCGGCAAATACAAGGCCGTGCCTTATCCGTTCAAAGTGGTCGAAGAACGTTTCTGACCCCTCCCGGCTGTGCCTAGCAAGGGTGCGAACTTATGCCTCATGACGGCAGCCTGCTGCAGGCGACGGTAGTGTTCCTGCTGGCCGTGGTGCTTCTGGTGCCATTGGCGCAACGTTTGAAAATGGGCGCGGTGCCCGGTTATCTGCTGGCCGGGATCCTGATCGGGCCCTCGGTGCTGGGCCTGCTGGGTAACCCCGACAACGTCGCCCGCCTGTCGGAGATGGGCGTGGTCATGCTGCTGTTCGTGATTGGCCTGGAGCTGTCGCCGCGACGGCTGTGGACCATGCGCAGG contains:
- the ycaC gene encoding isochorismate family cysteine hydrolase YcaC gives rise to the protein MAFQYKRLDKNNAAVLLVDHQTGLLSLVRDIDPDRFKNNVLALSDLAKYFKLPTILTTSFETGPNGPLVPELKEQFPDAPYIARPGNINAWDNEDFVKAVKATGKKQLLIAGVVTEVCVAFPALSALEEGFEVFVVTDASGTFNELTRDSAWRRMEAAGAQLMTWFGVACELHRDWRNDIEGLGTLFSNHIPDYRNLMTSYNKLAK
- the ppk2 gene encoding polyphosphate kinase 2, producing MAKPSRKKDPKDQSEKLGGKAYEQALKKLHVELVKLQEWVVAKGLKVCIVFEGRDGAGKGGTIKAITERVSPRVFRVVALPAPTEREKTQMYVQRYLRHLPAAGEVVIFDRSWYNRAGVERVMGFCSEEQSAKFLSVVPLFEKMMVESGIILIKYWLEVSAEEQTRRLQDRINDGRKLWKLSPMDLKSYTRWDDYTRARDDMFAASDSSWAPWFMAHSDDKRRARLNIVSHMLSRIPYKDITRDAVVKLPKRGKIGKYKAVPYPFKVVEERF